One stretch of Miscanthus floridulus cultivar M001 chromosome 18, ASM1932011v1, whole genome shotgun sequence DNA includes these proteins:
- the LOC136522203 gene encoding serine/threonine-protein phosphatase PP2A-1 catalytic subunit-like translates to MPSHADLDRQISQLRDCKFLPEAEVKALCEQAKAILMEEWNVQPVRCPVTVCGDIHGQFYDLIELFRIGGDAPDTNYLFMGDYVDRGYYSVETVSLLVALKVRYRDRIIILRGNHESRQITQVYGFYDECLRKYGNANVWKYFTDLFDYLPLTALIENQIFCLHGGLSPSLDTLDNIRALDRIQEVPHEGPMCDLLWSDPDDRCGWGISPRGAGYTFGQDIAQQFNHTNGLSLISRAHQLVMEGFNWCQDKNVVTVFSAPNYCYRCGNMAAILEIGENMDQNFLQFDPAPRQIEPDMTRKTPDYFL, encoded by the exons atgcCGTCGCACGCGGATCTGGACCGCCAGATCTCGCAGCTGCGGGATTGCAAATTCCTGCCGGAGGCGGAGGTCAAGGCGCTATGCGAGCAGGCCAAGGCGATCCTCATGGAGGAGTGGAACGTGCAGCCCGTGCGCTGCCCCGTCACCGTCTGCGGCGACATCCACGGCCAGTTCTACGACCTCATCGAGCTCTTCCGCATCGGCGGCGACGCGCCCGACACCAACTACCTCTTTATGGGCGACTACGTCG ACCGTGGCTACTACTCAGTGGAGACTGTGTCGCTGTTAGTGGCTCTAAAAGTACGTTATAGAGACAGAATTATAATATTGAGAGGAAATCATGAGAGCAGACAAATAACTCAAGT GTATGGGTTCTATGACGAATGCTTGCGGAAATATGGAAACGCAAATGTGTGGAAGTACTTCACAGACTTGTTTGATTATTTGCCTCTGACAGCTCTTATAGAAAACCAG ATCTTCTGCCTACATGGTGGTCTCTCTCCATCACTGGATACATTGGATAATATCCGTGCCCTTGATCGCATACAAGAG GTTCCGCATGAAGGACCTATGTGTGATCTTTTGTGGTCTGACCCGGATGATCGATGTGGGTGGGGAATTTCACCAAGGGGTGCTGGATACACATTTGGCCAAGATATTGCACAACAATTCAACCATACAAATGGGCTAAGTCTTATTTCAAGGGCTCATCAACTTGTAATGGAAGGGTTCAATTGGTGCCAG GATAAGAACGTTGTGACAGTGTTCAGCGCGCCTAACTACTGCTACCGATGCGGGAACATGGCTGCCATCCTCGAAATCGGTGAGAACATGGATCAGAACTTCCTGCAATTCGACCCAGCTCCGCGGCAAATTGAGCCGGACATGACGCGCAAGACCCCAGACTACTTTTTGTAA